From the genome of Cognaticolwellia beringensis, one region includes:
- a CDS encoding ammonium transporter: MNKIIITLLALSFSVPSFAVEPSLNGANTAWILTATALVLLMTLPGLALFYGGLVRRKNILSILMQCFAIAGVSSILWFIVGYSIAFGEGNAWVGDFSKVLMVGMTKESLAGDIPESLFMLFQMTFAVITPALIIGAYAERMKFSAVLLFSGLWLLVVYAPVTHWVWGGGWLAQMGVYDFAGGIVVHITAGVAALVAALVLGPRHGFPKTPMLPHNLTMTVTGAGMLWVGWFGFNGGSALAANGDASMAMLVTHLSASAGALTWAAIEWKKFGKASVLGAVTGMVAGLGTITPASGFVGPGGALIIGVSAGIICFYSTVYIKHKLKIDDSLDVFPVHGIGGILGTLLAGIFASTELGAFSGFGYAEGITTMLGQVTVQLIGIGSTILYTAVVSYILFKLVALMTNGLRVSKEQETTGLDLTEHDEVGYNM; encoded by the coding sequence ATGAATAAAATAATTATCACACTTTTAGCTTTAAGCTTTTCTGTACCAAGCTTTGCGGTTGAGCCAAGCCTTAACGGTGCTAATACCGCGTGGATATTAACTGCGACAGCACTGGTGTTATTGATGACTTTACCGGGATTGGCTTTATTTTATGGCGGTTTAGTGCGCCGTAAAAATATTCTCTCAATTTTAATGCAATGTTTTGCTATTGCAGGTGTTTCATCTATTTTGTGGTTTATTGTCGGTTACAGTATTGCTTTTGGGGAAGGTAATGCCTGGGTTGGTGATTTCAGTAAAGTACTGATGGTTGGTATGACTAAAGAGTCGCTTGCAGGCGATATTCCTGAAAGTTTATTTATGTTATTTCAAATGACCTTTGCTGTGATAACACCGGCGCTAATTATTGGTGCTTATGCTGAAAGAATGAAATTTTCTGCGGTGTTATTGTTTTCAGGATTATGGCTTTTGGTGGTTTATGCTCCGGTTACTCATTGGGTTTGGGGCGGCGGCTGGCTTGCACAAATGGGCGTTTATGACTTTGCTGGTGGCATTGTTGTTCATATAACCGCTGGTGTTGCGGCACTTGTAGCAGCGCTAGTGTTAGGGCCACGTCACGGTTTTCCAAAAACGCCGATGCTACCTCATAACCTTACTATGACAGTGACTGGCGCGGGTATGCTATGGGTTGGTTGGTTTGGTTTTAATGGTGGTAGCGCGTTAGCCGCAAATGGTGATGCGTCTATGGCGATGTTAGTTACTCATCTTTCAGCTTCTGCTGGGGCGCTTACTTGGGCTGCTATTGAGTGGAAAAAATTCGGTAAAGCCAGTGTTCTAGGTGCAGTAACCGGTATGGTTGCAGGTCTGGGTACTATTACACCTGCTTCAGGTTTTGTGGGACCCGGCGGCGCTTTAATTATTGGTGTTTCAGCCGGTATTATTTGTTTTTATTCTACGGTTTATATTAAACATAAGCTTAAAATTGATGACTCGTTAGATGTATTCCCCGTGCATGGTATTGGCGGTATTTTAGGGACATTACTTGCGGGGATTTTTGCCTCAACTGAGCTAGGTGCTTTTAGTGGTTTTGGTTACGCTGAAGGTATTACTACCATGCTAGGGCAAGTAACAGTACAACTTATTGGTATCGGTTCGACTATTCTTTATACCGCTGTTGTATCTTACATTTTGTTTAAATTAGTGGCCTTAATGACGAATGGTTTACGTGTTTCGAAAGAACAGGAGACCACAGGCTTAGATTTAACAGAGCATGACGAAGTTGGCTATAACATGTAA
- the pheS gene encoding phenylalanine--tRNA ligase subunit alpha, giving the protein MNLDDIILQAEQAIAAATDPAELDQVRVNFLGKKGLFTEQMKGLSKLPKEEKPKAGQVINIAKQQVQKLLTERGELLRAQVIKQQLAAESIDVTLPGRGDELGGLHPVTRTIERIESFFGDLGFSVKQGPEVEDDFHNFDALNIPEHHPARQDHDTFYFNPKLVLRTQTSGVQIRTMEKEQPPLRIISPGKVYRNDYDQTHTPMFHQVEGLMVDKDVSFTHLKGVLHDFLHHFFEEEVEIRFRPSYFPFTEPSAEVDIMGKNGKWLEVLGCGMVHPNVLRSVGIDPEVYTGFAFGMGVERLTMLRYGVNDLRSFFENDLRFLKQFK; this is encoded by the coding sequence ATGAATTTAGACGATATTATATTGCAGGCAGAACAAGCAATTGCTGCGGCGACTGATCCTGCAGAACTTGACCAAGTTCGCGTTAACTTCTTAGGAAAAAAAGGTTTGTTCACAGAGCAAATGAAAGGCCTAAGTAAGTTACCAAAAGAAGAAAAGCCCAAAGCGGGTCAAGTGATTAACATCGCTAAACAGCAAGTACAAAAATTGTTAACTGAACGTGGTGAGTTACTACGTGCACAAGTTATCAAGCAGCAACTTGCCGCAGAATCTATTGACGTTACATTACCCGGTCGTGGTGATGAGCTAGGCGGATTACACCCAGTTACGCGCACCATCGAACGTATCGAGAGTTTTTTTGGTGATTTAGGCTTTTCAGTCAAGCAAGGACCAGAAGTTGAAGACGACTTTCATAACTTCGATGCTTTAAACATTCCAGAACATCATCCTGCTCGTCAAGACCACGATACGTTTTACTTTAATCCTAAGTTAGTACTGCGTACGCAAACATCTGGCGTGCAAATTCGTACGATGGAAAAAGAACAACCACCATTGCGAATTATCTCGCCGGGCAAAGTTTATCGTAACGATTATGACCAAACCCATACGCCTATGTTTCATCAAGTAGAAGGCCTAATGGTTGATAAAGACGTCAGTTTTACGCATTTAAAAGGTGTTTTACATGACTTCTTACATCACTTTTTTGAAGAAGAAGTAGAAATACGCTTCCGCCCGTCATATTTCCCATTCACTGAACCGTCTGCAGAAGTCGACATTATGGGTAAAAATGGCAAATGGTTAGAAGTCCTAGGCTGTGGCATGGTGCATCCAAATGTACTGCGCAGTGTTGGCATTGATCCTGAAGTTTATACCGGTTTTGCCTTTGGTATGGGGGTTGAACGTTTAACCATGTTACGTTACGGCGTAAATGACTTACGTTCATTCTTCGAAAATGATCTTCGCTTCTTAAAACAGTTCAAGTAG
- a CDS encoding P-II family nitrogen regulator, with protein MKLITAIIKPFKMDDVREALNEIGLDGMTVTEVKGFGRQKGHTELYRGAEYSVDFLPKIKFEIAVKDDFAERVVDTIVSSAQTGKIGDGKIFVTNIESITRIRTGETDDDAI; from the coding sequence ATGAAACTAATAACAGCAATTATTAAGCCCTTCAAAATGGATGATGTTCGCGAAGCGCTAAACGAAATTGGCCTCGATGGTATGACAGTGACAGAAGTTAAAGGCTTTGGTCGTCAAAAAGGCCATACCGAGCTTTATCGCGGAGCTGAATATTCAGTTGATTTTCTGCCGAAAATAAAATTTGAAATTGCGGTTAAAGATGACTTCGCTGAGCGCGTTGTTGACACTATTGTTAGCTCGGCTCAGACCGGAAAAATCGGTGACGGAAAAATATTTGTCACCAATATTGAAAGCATTACTCGCATTCGTACTGGCGAAACAGATGATGACGCTATTTAA